Proteins encoded together in one Macadamia integrifolia cultivar HAES 741 chromosome 8, SCU_Mint_v3, whole genome shotgun sequence window:
- the LOC122085568 gene encoding transcription factor bHLH120-like — protein MDERSQGMDFIPPDLPIFPLQQTHELFFQASSTSGQQQPDPQQHTLPFPPSLDFTDLPLKLDISKGGRRKPFATPNSSVETSNEKKKKKIVHRDVERQRRQEMASLYASLRSQLPIEYIKGKRSISDHMNEATKYIGDLGKRIQELSEKRERLKKMPNSGPPDAVSDNCLPVDTITVQPCWGGVEVVISSGLRNEEFPLSRVMRVLVDQGFSIISCVSTTVNERSLHTIQSEVSDIRTVDLSGLQQKLNDFIASSSS, from the exons ATGGATGAAAGATCCCAAGGCATGGATTTTATTCCTCCAGATCTTCCTATCTTCCCTTTACAACAAACCCATGAGCTGTTCTTCCAAGCCTCTTCTACTTCTGGTCAGCAACAACCAGACCCACAACAACATACACTGCCCTTTCCTCCTTCACTAGATTTCACTGATCTCCCCCTCAAACTCGATATATCCAAAGGAGGAAGGCGAAAGCCTTTCGCAACTCCCAACTCTTCTGTTGAAACCtctaatgagaagaagaagaaaaagattgtACACAGAGATGTAGAGAGGCAAAGAAGGCAAGAAATGGCTAGTCTCTATGCATCACTTCGATCTCAACTCCCTATAGAATATATCAAG GGAAAGCGCTCTATCTCTGATCACATGAATGAGGCTACGAAATACATAGGAGACCTAGGGAAGAGAATCCAAGAGCTtagtgagaagagagagaggctcAAAAAGATGCCCAATTCAGGCCCTCCAGACGCCGTCTCCGACAATTGTTTGCCGGTGGACACCATTACAGTCCAACCTTGTTGGGGTGGAGTGGAGGTTGTTATCAGCAGTGGATTGAGGAATGAAGAGTTTCCATTGTCAAGGGTGATGAGAGTGCTGGTGGACCAAGGGTTTAGTATAATTAGCTGTGTCTCTACTACTGTGAATGAGAGGTCACTTCACACAATTCAGTCCGAG GTCAGCGATATAAGAACAGTGGATCTATCAGGACTGCAACAGAAGCTGAATGATTTTATTGCATCCTCTTCGAGTTAG